Within bacterium, the genomic segment CCGAAGACGTGACCGCGCTCCAGCGACCGCCCCCAGGCCGCGCGCAGCGAGTTCTCGAGACCATTGCCGCGGCGCAGGTCCTGCCCGAAGATCAGGCGCCCGAAGCGCAGGTTCAGGTCGACGGCATCCGTCGCCGCGTTGACCGCGGCGCTGCCGCGCTCCTCCTCGGGGAAGATCAGTCCCATCCGGTCCTGCGCGGCGAAGGCGGTCAGGAAAAGCGCATCACCGCGGCGCGTCCGCCAGTCCAGGCGGAGCACGCCGTCCCAGTAGTAGGGTGCCAGCGCCAGATCGATGTCGTCCCGACCGGCGAGCAGCGCGGTCAGCAGCTCGCCGGCGAAGCTGCGCCGCGCCGTGAGGAGCAGGCCGCCGCGGGCGCCGAGCGGGCCCTCGGCGTGCAGCGAGACGTCCAGGGCGCTGGCATCGAGGGCGCGCCGCCAGCGGTCGGCTCGCGCCGGTCGCCCGCGCAACTCGACGACCCCGCCCACGCAGGCGCCGTAGCGCGACCCGTAGCCGCCCGGGTAGAGGTCGACGCTGCCCAGCGCCAGGCTGTTGTAGGTGGACTTCACGCCGCCGTAGTGGAAGAGCAGCGGGATGTCGACACCGTCGAGCAGGAAGCGGCTGTCGCCGCCGCTTGCGCCCCGGACGATGACGGCGCCGGGATCCGTGAGCTGAGGTCTCGCGATGCCCGGCAGGGCCTGCAGGCTGCGCACGGCGTCCCCTCCGAGGCCGGGCAGGCGCTCCACCTCGAAGGCGCTCAGGCGCTGCTGGGTCAGCTCGCCGCTCGCGCTCTCGCCGATGACGAGCATCTCGTAGGCGGCGGCCGGCGTCGGGCGCAGGCTCAGCGCGAGCCAGCGCTGGGCGCCGGCAACCACCGAACTGGCCAGGCGATGCGAATCGAAACCGCTCGCGCTGATGAGGAGCGTCAGCGGCCCCGGCGGCAGCGCGCGCAGGGCGAAGACGCCATCGGCGTCCACCTCCGTGCCGAGCCCGTCGCCCTCGAGCTGCTGCCCAGGCAGGCGGCCGAGCCATGCGCGGTAGCGCGGCCAGGGCAGCGGCAGCAAGCTGTCCGCGGGCGCGGCCGGCAGGCTCGCCCAGACTCGGGTGCCTGCCGGCGCCGGCCCCCCGCCCGGCACCTTCAGCTGCCCGCGCAGCACGACGGGCGCGGGCAGCGCCTGCTCGCCCTCGCTGAGCGAGAAACTGTAGCGGTAGCGCAGATACACGGGCACCGCTTCGCCGCCGGCGCGGGCTGGCGAGAAGCGAAACGCGGCGGCGGCAGCCGCGGCGGCGGCCCCGAGAGCGGAATCCGGGGCCTCGAGCACCTGCAGCGAGTCCACGCCGCCGCTGGCGCTGACGAGGAGTTCGAGCAGCACCGCGCCTTCCCGCCCTGCGCGCAGCGCCGCCGGCGGATAGCGCGCCGGTGGCGCCGCAAGCAGTTCGGGCAGCACCTCGGGCTCCTCGCCTGCCGTCTGCGCGCGCCCCCAGCGCGCGTCCACCCCCGCGCCCGCGGCACCGAGCAGGCTGCCCAGGAGCAGAGTGGCCAGGCGGGCGCGGCGGGGCGCGCTCACTCGTCCTCGAGCGTGAAGCGGATCGTGTACTCGATCCACTGGGACAGCGCCACGCCGCCGCGCCGCGCGGGCGCGAAGCGGAACTGGCGGGCCGCCGCGGCGGCGAGCGCGGCCGAGTCGTAGCCGATGTCCGCGAGCACCTCCAGGTCCGCGACGGCGCCTGCGGTGTCGACGAGCAGCCGCAGGCGCACGGCGCCGCGGGCGCGCGCCGCGAGCATCGCTTCGGAGTAGCGGGGTTTGACGAGCTGGAGCGG encodes:
- a CDS encoding TonB family protein, translating into MSAPRRARLATLLLGSLLGAAGAGVDARWGRAQTAGEEPEVLPELLAAPPARYPPAALRAGREGAVLLELLVSASGGVDSLQVLEAPDSALGAAAAAAAAAFRFSPARAGGEAVPVYLRYRYSFSLSEGEQALPAPVVLRGQLKVPGGGPAPAGTRVWASLPAAPADSLLPLPWPRYRAWLGRLPGQQLEGDGLGTEVDADGVFALRALPPGPLTLLISASGFDSHRLASSVVAGAQRWLALSLRPTPAAAYEMLVIGESASGELTQQRLSAFEVERLPGLGGDAVRSLQALPGIARPQLTDPGAVIVRGASGGDSRFLLDGVDIPLLFHYGGVKSTYNSLALGSVDLYPGGYGSRYGACVGGVVELRGRPARADRWRRALDASALDVSLHAEGPLGARGGLLLTARRSFAGELLTALLAGRDDIDLALAPYYWDGVLRLDWRTRRGDALFLTAFAAQDRMGLIFPEEERGSAAVNAATDAVDLNLRFGRLIFGQDLRRGNGLENSLRAAWGRSLERGHVFGYYDFDLRGPYYKLRDELTLRAGAPLALRLGVDLTEAPLRYRVRALGWPVSAQDKGSSALAGYGALDWRPRSGLLLSPGIRYDYYRRLATGVTSLRLGARWSLGAAHTVTAAFGTYNQPPQPLTQSVDPIYGNPRLPPTLASHFTLGDEWRLGGALSLKVEGYFNTQRRIPALTDSLRLNYLAEAEGRMAGLELMLRREVGERFFGWLSYSLSRSERRYPRPPRNIAQDPGFDNQPSIAVPWDPERWVPFELDQTHHLEAVGSWRLGRAWSLGTRLQFVSGNPVTPLLSLEAGQFEFDADTGNYQQVAGDYLADRLWPYFRCDLRLDKRFTRRRSEWSLYLDVQNLNYFVYNSPEGYGYNFDFSKRREYGWIILPALGCRVEF